The DNA segment TGGCAGCTCCTAACCTGACCACTTCTGGACCTTCTCCCGGCTACGTACCCAAGAAGTTGATCGTAGCATGCGACGGGAGCTGGAAGAATTCCGATTCAGGCATTCTAGGAGGGACGGGGCTCTCGTGGATCTGGAGAGGTGAAGAACAAGTCTTGACAAATGTGACAAGGATTGCCCGAGCGATCGAAAGTGTAAACCAGAAGGGACAGCAACAGATCTGCTATTACCAGCCGGGTGTTGGATCAGAAGGGAACCTATTCGGACGTGTCGTTGGTGGTGCGCTGGGCCTGGGGTTGGCAGCGAACATCCGAGAAGCGTACTCCTTCATAGCAAACAATTATTTGCATGGAGACGAAATCATCCTGATCGGATTTTCTCGAGGCGCATTCACCGCACGCTCGGTCGGAGGCCTCATCTGTGACCTCGGAATCCTGAATACAGATGGCCTCGATCACCTGGTCGACGTGTTCGAAGACTGGGAAAATTGCGGAGCGGAAGGTTATACGACCCTTCTTGGAAAAGATGAGCCCACGTTCGAGATGAAAACTGGCCTTGAGGATACGAAAGCATACATCAAGAAGTATCGCGAGGCTCTGGTCAAGATCGCCTACATCAGCCCCCAGGAAGTGCCTATCAAAGCCATCGGTGTCTTCGACACAGTCGGGTCGCTTGGCATTCCGGTCAATCCTCTCCTCCAACGTCTCGGCCTCCCTCATGTGCTGCGAGAATACCGCTTCTACAACACAGATCTCGATCCAAACATAGAGAATGCTTTTCAAGTTCTTGCCCTGGATGAAACTCGCAGCGCGTACCGTCCCGCACTCTGGCAAAAAGTTCCAGGTGTTAACTCAACGCTGAAACAGCTATGGACATGTGGTGGGCATACGAACGCGGGCGGTGGATATGCAGACAGCAATCTTTCGGACATTTCACTGGCTTGGATGATGTCAAATCTCGCGCCGTTCATCCAATTCACTCCAGGATACGTGCGAAAGCAACACGAGAAAAACCAGCAGCGCCTCCAGCAAGCCAACGTCCCAGCCAAGGGCCTTCTGTGGGCCGCAGGGCAACTGAGAAATAAAGGAAAAGGAATTCAAGCCCTATTGGGCTTGGTGTCGCGGAACCCAGGCAGATACCACGTGCTGGACAAAAAGACATTGAAGGAGAGACAGGAAGAGCCACTACAGAATACGAATGAGCGCATCCATGTTGCCGTGCGCTCGAGAAAGAAGACCGGCGGGTTGAATGAGAAGAATGAGATCGTCAAGTATGAGCCTAATGGCCTCGCCGAGGAGGACTATGAGCTTGTCGATGAGAACGCGGAGCCGGGAAAGGCGATGTGGAGGTACATTGGGAAGGATCCTCAATTCGCCGGGTTGATCCTGCTAGAGGATGAGTTGGGAATATTTGAGAGGGAAATTTTCGAGGATTGCGTTTCCAAAACTGCTGTGGAAGTGGGAAAATGAGAAACGCTGTCCGAGCGGTAATGTCGTG comes from the Cercospora beticola chromosome 4, complete sequence genome and includes:
- a CDS encoding uncharacterized protein (antiSMASH:Cluster_7) — encoded protein: MAAPNLTTSGPSPGYVPKKLIVACDGSWKNSDSGILGGTGLSWIWRGEEQVLTNVTRIARAIESVNQKGQQQICYYQPGVGSEGNLFGRVVGGALGLGLAANIREAYSFIANNYLHGDEIILIGFSRGAFTARSVGGLICDLGILNTDGLDHLVDVFEDWENCGAEGYTTLLGKDEPTFEMKTGLEDTKAYIKKYREALVKIAYISPQEVPIKAIGVFDTVGSLGIPVNPLLQRLGLPHVLREYRFYNTDLDPNIENAFQVLALDETRSAYRPALWQKVPGVNSTLKQLWTCGGHTNAGGGYADSNLSDISLAWMMSNLAPFIQFTPGYVRKQHEKNQQRLQQANVPAKGLLWAAGQLRNKGKGIQALLGLVSRNPGRYHVLDKKTLKERQEEPLQNTNERIHVAVRSRKKTGGLNEKNEIVKYEPNGLAEEDYELVDENAEPGKAMWRYIGKDPQFAGLILLEDELGIFEREIFEDCVSKTAVEVGK